In Bacillus sp. SB49, a single window of DNA contains:
- a CDS encoding DUF948 domain-containing protein: protein MIIILYIAALIAAVAFAVLVIFLARTLTAVRRTMNNVADTLEGVEKQMEGITMETTALLNKTNKLAEDVGEKSQKLNTLVDGVKGIGDTVQEFNHSIRSFSKGLNKSANENTDSAAQAMKWGHVAINLWKKAKKEDLKS from the coding sequence ATGATTATTATTCTTTACATTGCTGCGTTGATTGCAGCAGTTGCATTTGCCGTTCTTGTCATATTCTTAGCGAGAACGCTGACAGCTGTTCGCAGGACGATGAACAACGTGGCTGACACCCTTGAAGGGGTAGAGAAGCAGATGGAAGGCATCACCATGGAGACGACTGCCTTATTGAATAAAACAAATAAGTTGGCGGAAGACGTCGGTGAGAAATCCCAGAAGCTGAATACGCTTGTTGACGGTGTTAAAGGTATCGGCGACACGGTGCAGGAATTCAACCATTCGATCCGTTCCTTCTCCAAAGGTTTGAACAAATCTGCAAATGAGAATACGGATTCGGCGGCTCAAGCCATGAAGTGGGGGCATGTAGCCATCAATTTGTGGAAGAAAGCCAAGAAAGAGGATCTTAAATCTTAA
- the ccpA gene encoding catabolite control protein A: MNVTIYDVAREANVSMATVSRVVNGNPNVKPATRKKVHEAIERLGYRPNAVARGLASKKTTTVGVIIPDISSIFFAELARGIEDIATMYNYNIILSNSDQNKDKELNLINAMLGKQVDGLIFMGGNITEDHIREFKTSSVPITLAATVDESMETPAVNINYEEAAYDATKLLLSHDHDRVAFISGPEETIINTQKLEGYKRAMKESGADKAEDLIITGDYSYDSGLEAVDQMMEMDNHPTAVFVSSDEMALGVIHGAQDKGLRVPEDMEIFGFDNTRLATMVRPTLSTVVQPMYDIGAVAMRLLTKLMNKEEVEEQNVILPHRIIERNSTQSK, from the coding sequence ATGAATGTAACGATATATGACGTAGCGAGAGAAGCCAATGTTTCCATGGCGACCGTATCACGGGTGGTCAATGGAAATCCGAATGTTAAGCCGGCAACAAGAAAGAAAGTACATGAAGCGATCGAACGTCTGGGCTATCGTCCGAACGCAGTAGCCCGTGGACTAGCAAGTAAGAAAACGACGACGGTCGGAGTTATCATTCCTGATATTTCCAGTATTTTCTTTGCCGAGCTTGCGCGTGGAATCGAAGATATTGCCACTATGTACAACTATAATATTATTTTGAGTAATTCCGATCAAAACAAGGATAAGGAACTTAACCTCATCAACGCTATGCTCGGAAAGCAAGTGGACGGCCTGATTTTCATGGGCGGTAATATTACAGAAGATCATATCCGTGAATTCAAGACGTCTTCTGTACCGATTACGTTGGCTGCGACGGTCGATGAATCGATGGAAACTCCAGCTGTCAACATCAATTATGAAGAAGCTGCCTATGATGCAACCAAATTACTGTTAAGCCACGATCACGATCGTGTCGCATTTATCTCTGGGCCGGAAGAGACTATCATTAATACGCAGAAACTGGAAGGGTACAAGCGCGCCATGAAGGAAAGCGGAGCTGACAAAGCGGAAGATCTTATTATCACGGGGGATTACTCCTATGATTCCGGACTGGAAGCAGTCGATCAAATGATGGAAATGGACAATCATCCGACAGCGGTTTTTGTCTCCTCTGATGAAATGGCTCTTGGAGTGATTCACGGTGCTCAGGACAAAGGACTTCGTGTACCGGAAGATATGGAGATCTTTGGCTTTGATAACACGCGCCTTGCTACAATGGTCCGTCCGACGCTCTCCACCGTTGTTCAGCCGATGTATGATATCGGTGCCGTTGCTATGCGCCTGTTGACGAAACTAATGAATAAAGAAGAAGTGGAAGAGCAGAACGTCATTTTGCCACACCGAATTATTGAAAGAAACTCAACTCAGTCGAAATAG
- a CDS encoding acetoin utilization protein AcuC, with protein sequence MSCHAGFVYSDDFTTYHFREDHPFNQLRVVMTKDLLENMDALKSTDIIQPRMATEEELALAHSKSYIQAVKKAGEGRLGDEEGLEYGIGTEDTPIFQGMHDASRLLVGSTLSAIDAVMEGRVQHALNLGGGLHHGFERKASGFCIYNDGAVGIKYLRQKYDCKVLYVDTDAHHGDGVQWAFYDDPNVCTFSIHETGRYLFPGTGNVNERGLKEGYGYSFNLPIDAFTEDESFLTNYESAFREIVDYFRPDVIVTQNGADAHFLDPLTHLCSTMKTYETIPKLAHELAHEFCDGKWIALGGGGYDIWRVVPRAWSQLWRIMQEGQPFHGDIPEAWVTQWQKKAPVSLPYTWHDPDGGYKPIPRKQEITEKNAKLLDKMLQLIHNQKKYNPS encoded by the coding sequence ATGAGCTGCCATGCCGGATTTGTGTATTCGGACGATTTCACTACCTACCATTTCCGTGAGGACCATCCCTTCAATCAATTACGGGTGGTTATGACCAAGGATCTGTTGGAGAACATGGATGCATTGAAATCAACGGATATTATCCAACCGCGGATGGCTACAGAAGAAGAGCTGGCGCTCGCGCACAGTAAATCCTATATACAGGCTGTCAAGAAAGCCGGTGAAGGAAGACTCGGAGATGAAGAGGGTTTGGAATACGGCATAGGCACAGAGGACACACCTATTTTCCAGGGAATGCACGACGCCTCCCGCCTGTTGGTTGGAAGTACTTTGTCCGCCATCGACGCTGTTATGGAAGGACGGGTCCAGCACGCTTTGAACCTTGGAGGCGGTCTCCATCACGGCTTTGAGCGGAAAGCTTCCGGCTTTTGCATTTATAATGACGGAGCTGTCGGCATTAAGTACCTGCGTCAAAAATACGATTGCAAAGTGCTGTATGTCGATACCGACGCCCACCACGGAGATGGGGTGCAGTGGGCTTTTTACGACGATCCAAATGTGTGTACGTTCTCGATCCATGAAACGGGGCGGTACCTGTTTCCAGGCACAGGGAATGTGAACGAACGCGGACTGAAGGAAGGATACGGTTACTCCTTTAACCTACCCATCGATGCTTTCACAGAAGACGAATCATTCTTAACTAATTATGAATCCGCTTTCAGAGAAATTGTTGATTACTTCCGACCAGACGTCATTGTTACGCAGAATGGGGCAGACGCCCATTTCCTCGACCCTCTTACGCATTTATGTTCAACGATGAAAACCTATGAAACCATTCCAAAGCTGGCCCATGAGCTCGCACATGAATTTTGCGACGGGAAGTGGATTGCCCTTGGCGGAGGAGGCTACGATATTTGGCGTGTTGTTCCACGAGCATGGTCCCAGTTATGGCGGATCATGCAGGAGGGACAGCCCTTTCACGGGGACATCCCGGAAGCGTGGGTCACCCAATGGCAGAAGAAAGCTCCCGTTTCCCTGCCTTACACTTGGCACGATCCTGACGGCGGATACAAGCCGATTCCGCGCAAACAGGAAATCACCGAAAAAAATGCCAAGCTGCTTGACAAAATGTTACAGCTCATTCATAACCAGAAAAAATACAATCCATCCTAG
- a CDS encoding YtxH domain-containing protein, giving the protein MMNQNKSQSNGSGKDFVLGSLIGGLVGAAVALLLAPKSGRELREDINHSSSEWRERAGEWKDVAYEKSGEWKDRAVQTSSTLSKSVSERSQELGGKVKDKVKGLRTSEEDEAERAAQEVAEAIEEAAKELEKQQDSATSTNL; this is encoded by the coding sequence ATGATGAATCAAAACAAATCACAAAGCAACGGAAGCGGCAAAGACTTCGTACTGGGCTCACTGATCGGGGGGCTTGTCGGTGCGGCTGTCGCCTTACTTCTTGCTCCGAAATCCGGACGTGAATTGCGCGAGGACATCAATCATAGCTCTAGCGAGTGGAGAGAACGTGCCGGCGAATGGAAAGACGTCGCCTATGAGAAAAGTGGAGAGTGGAAAGACCGCGCTGTCCAGACATCCTCTACACTTTCCAAGTCTGTGTCGGAAAGATCACAGGAACTTGGTGGTAAAGTGAAGGATAAAGTGAAGGGTCTGCGTACCAGTGAAGAAGATGAAGCGGAAAGAGCAGCTCAGGAAGTGGCGGAAGCTATTGAAGAAGCTGCAAAAGAACTGGAGAAACAGCAGGATTCTGCTACATCTACCAACCTATAA
- a CDS encoding acetoin utilization AcuB family protein: MLVEEIMKKEVITLPPSETIEKAMKLLHQHHIRHLPIVDEENKVIGIVSDRDVRDASPSIFDEDSNPQEWKKPIHTIMTSPVTTVHPLDFVEETASIFYEQEIACVPVTRDDKLVGIVTEKDMLYTMIQLTGTNVQSSQIEIKVINKPGILPQVMAVFGKRKVNISSVLIYPYKPDSSYKVVVVRIQTMNPLPTIEDLTKEGYDVLWPKLPGMSV, encoded by the coding sequence CCCCTTCCGAAACGATTGAAAAGGCGATGAAACTGCTCCATCAGCATCATATCCGCCATCTTCCAATTGTGGACGAAGAGAATAAGGTGATCGGCATTGTGTCAGATCGCGATGTCCGCGATGCCAGTCCTTCCATTTTCGACGAAGACAGCAATCCCCAGGAATGGAAGAAGCCGATCCATACAATCATGACATCACCGGTAACGACGGTTCACCCCCTTGATTTCGTCGAAGAGACGGCCTCCATCTTTTATGAGCAGGAGATCGCTTGTGTTCCTGTAACGAGAGATGATAAGCTCGTAGGCATTGTCACAGAAAAAGACATGCTGTATACAATGATTCAACTGACCGGTACGAATGTGCAAAGCTCCCAAATAGAGATTAAAGTCATCAACAAGCCTGGGATCCTGCCGCAGGTGATGGCGGTATTCGGAAAGCGAAAAGTGAACATCAGTTCCGTCCTGATTTATCCGTATAAGCCCGACTCTTCTTATAAAGTAGTTGTCGTCCGCATCCAGACGATGAATCCCCTTCCAACCATCGAAGATTTGACGAAAGAAGGCTACGATGTCCTGTGGCCTAAATTACCGGGGATGTCTGTATGA
- a CDS encoding bifunctional 3-deoxy-7-phosphoheptulonate synthase/chorismate mutase — MSNQNLDQLRSQLDDVNLQLLNLINKRGDLVKEIGQIKEQQGMNRFDPVRERAMLDQLSQHNDGPFEDSTVVHLFKEIFKAALELQEDDHRKALLVSRKKKPEDTIVTINGEKIGDGNPHFIMGPCAVESYEQVSEVAKAVKDQGLKLLRGGAFKPRTSPYDFQGLGIEGLKILKQAASEQGLAVVSEIVNPGDLEEALDYLDVIQIGARNMQNFELLKAAGSVNKPVLLKRGLSATISEFINAAEYIISRGNENIILCERGIRTYEKATRNTLDISAVPILKQETHLPVMVDVTHSTGRRDLLLPTAKAALAIGADGVMAEVHPDPAVALSDSAQQMDIPTFRTFMEELTK, encoded by the coding sequence ATGAGTAATCAAAATCTTGATCAGCTGCGTAGTCAATTAGACGACGTTAATTTGCAGCTTCTGAATTTAATCAATAAACGCGGTGATCTGGTAAAGGAAATTGGCCAGATTAAAGAACAGCAGGGCATGAACCGCTTTGATCCAGTGAGGGAAAGAGCGATGCTCGACCAACTCTCCCAACATAATGACGGACCGTTCGAAGATTCCACGGTCGTTCATCTATTCAAAGAAATCTTTAAAGCGGCACTGGAGCTTCAGGAAGACGATCACCGGAAAGCGCTGCTTGTATCCCGTAAGAAAAAGCCGGAAGATACAATTGTAACGATCAATGGAGAAAAAATCGGTGATGGCAACCCGCATTTCATTATGGGGCCATGTGCGGTTGAAAGTTACGAGCAAGTATCGGAAGTAGCGAAGGCTGTTAAAGACCAAGGATTGAAACTTCTTCGCGGCGGAGCATTCAAACCGAGGACGTCGCCATACGATTTCCAGGGTCTTGGTATAGAAGGTCTGAAGATTCTTAAGCAGGCCGCTTCCGAGCAGGGCTTGGCTGTCGTCAGTGAAATCGTCAATCCGGGAGACTTGGAAGAGGCGCTTGACTACCTTGATGTGATTCAAATCGGTGCACGAAACATGCAGAACTTCGAATTATTGAAAGCGGCGGGTTCTGTCAATAAACCGGTTCTTCTAAAACGCGGTCTTTCCGCTACCATTTCTGAATTCATCAACGCAGCCGAATACATTATCTCAAGAGGGAACGAAAACATCATCCTATGTGAGCGCGGAATCCGAACGTATGAGAAAGCGACGAGAAACACGCTTGATATCTCGGCCGTTCCAATTCTGAAGCAGGAGACACACCTTCCTGTCATGGTCGATGTTACGCACTCCACAGGCAGAAGAGACTTGCTTCTTCCGACAGCGAAAGCGGCCTTGGCGATCGGGGCAGACGGAGTGATGGCCGAAGTTCACCCGGACCCGGCTGTTGCACTTTCCGATTCAGCCCAGCAGATGGATATTCCTACTTTCCGTACCTTCATGGAAGAGTTAACCAAATAA
- the murC gene encoding UDP-N-acetylmuramate--L-alanine ligase translates to MTTYHFIGIKGTGMSSLAQILHDSGEKVQGSDVEKRFFTQDALEAKNIEIMPFTRNNIKEGLTIIAGNAFGEDHEEIQEAKAQGLPFYRYHDFLGEWIGKYTSIAVTGAHGKTSTTGLLAHVLTENYPTSYLIGDGTGRGHEESKYFAFEACEYRRHFLSYEPDYAIMTNIDFDHPDYFTSIEDVFQAFQQMAKQVKKGIIACGDDEHLQHIQANVPVLYYGLADTNDFQAQNIQESAEGTTFDVFVRNNYYDTFTIPQFGNHTVLNALSVIALCHYEDMQPEQIKKLATFGGVKRRFQEKQWNRQVLVDDYAHHPIEINATIESARKKYGERPVVAIFQPHTFTRTKTFLNEFADSLKEADHVFLCDIFGSARENEGKLSITDLQELIPGAKTLQLDETQQLKEYEDGVLLFMGAGDIQKFQEAYEQETK, encoded by the coding sequence ATGACAACTTACCATTTCATTGGTATCAAAGGAACAGGAATGAGTTCGCTTGCACAGATTCTTCATGATTCTGGTGAGAAGGTTCAAGGATCAGACGTTGAGAAACGATTCTTTACACAAGACGCATTAGAAGCAAAAAATATAGAAATCATGCCTTTTACAAGAAACAACATCAAGGAAGGCCTCACGATCATTGCAGGGAATGCATTCGGCGAAGATCATGAAGAAATACAGGAGGCAAAGGCCCAGGGGCTGCCGTTCTATCGGTACCACGATTTCCTTGGGGAATGGATCGGGAAATATACGAGCATCGCTGTTACAGGCGCGCATGGTAAGACGTCCACAACCGGTCTGCTTGCCCACGTGCTTACAGAAAATTATCCCACTTCCTACTTGATCGGTGACGGGACTGGAAGAGGGCACGAGGAAAGTAAATATTTCGCATTTGAAGCCTGTGAGTACCGCAGACACTTCTTATCCTATGAGCCTGATTATGCCATCATGACAAACATCGACTTTGATCATCCTGATTATTTCACCAGCATTGAAGACGTGTTTCAAGCGTTCCAGCAAATGGCTAAACAAGTCAAGAAAGGAATCATTGCCTGTGGAGATGATGAACACCTTCAGCATATCCAGGCAAACGTTCCTGTCCTCTATTATGGACTTGCTGATACGAATGATTTTCAAGCTCAGAATATTCAGGAAAGTGCAGAAGGCACGACCTTTGATGTGTTTGTCAGAAACAACTACTACGACACATTCACCATTCCGCAGTTTGGAAATCATACCGTATTAAATGCACTTAGTGTCATTGCACTCTGTCATTATGAAGATATGCAGCCGGAACAGATCAAGAAGCTGGCGACATTCGGCGGAGTGAAGCGCCGCTTCCAAGAAAAGCAGTGGAATAGGCAGGTTCTCGTCGATGATTATGCGCATCATCCGATTGAAATCAATGCTACGATCGAATCGGCCAGAAAGAAATACGGAGAACGCCCGGTCGTCGCGATTTTCCAGCCGCATACGTTCACACGTACAAAGACGTTCTTGAACGAATTCGCGGACAGCCTGAAGGAAGCAGACCATGTATTTCTTTGTGATATTTTTGGATCTGCCAGAGAGAATGAGGGCAAATTGTCCATCACTGATTTGCAGGAATTGATTCCAGGAGCAAAAACGTTGCAGCTTGATGAAACACAGCAGCTTAAAGAATATGAAGACGGGGTTCTTCTATTCATGGGTGCTGGGGATATTCAGAAGTTCCAGGAAGCTTACGAGCAGGAAACGAAGTGA
- the motP gene encoding flagellar motor protein MotP: MTKKDLMTPIGITIGFIMVMFGIMSSAGFSGVTSFIQASSIIIVIGGLIAALMVNFNVGEVKLTFRVMKEAFKQHDRNLRELISLFVRLSERARREGLLALEAELDEVDDPFIKKGILLAVDGIEPEVITDIMKAEINAVEERHYRGRAIIEKAGEYAPAWGMIGTLIGLVLMLQSLSNPATLGPQMAVALLTTFYGTLLSNLVFIPMAGKLENRTDQELFMKQVVIEGVIGVQSGQNPKVLEEKLSAFLSDEDKRYVEEEKQAESMGEAANEA; encoded by the coding sequence ATGACAAAAAAAGATTTAATGACTCCGATCGGAATTACTATTGGATTCATCATGGTAATGTTCGGTATTATGTCCAGTGCAGGATTCAGCGGGGTCACATCATTTATACAAGCTTCTTCCATCATCATCGTTATCGGCGGTTTGATCGCTGCGTTAATGGTCAACTTTAACGTAGGTGAGGTGAAACTCACCTTCCGTGTGATGAAAGAGGCATTTAAACAGCATGATAGGAACCTGAGGGAACTGATCAGCTTATTTGTTCGATTATCAGAAAGGGCGCGACGAGAAGGACTGCTTGCGTTGGAAGCAGAGCTCGACGAAGTGGATGATCCTTTCATTAAGAAAGGCATTCTTCTTGCTGTGGACGGAATCGAGCCTGAGGTCATCACAGATATCATGAAGGCCGAAATCAATGCAGTGGAGGAGCGCCATTATCGAGGTCGGGCAATCATTGAGAAGGCGGGGGAGTATGCTCCTGCCTGGGGAATGATCGGGACTCTGATCGGTCTTGTACTCATGCTGCAGAGCCTGTCCAATCCTGCAACACTCGGGCCTCAGATGGCCGTTGCCTTATTGACCACTTTTTATGGAACACTGTTGTCGAATCTTGTGTTTATCCCAATGGCTGGAAAGCTGGAAAACCGTACGGATCAGGAGCTCTTCATGAAACAGGTGGTTATTGAAGGCGTCATTGGAGTACAGTCCGGGCAAAATCCGAAAGTACTGGAAGAAAAGCTGAGCGCTTTTCTTTCTGACGAGGACAAGCGTTATGTAGAAGAAGAGAAGCAGGCGGAATCTATGGGAGAAGCTGCTAATGAAGCGTAA
- the ytxJ gene encoding bacillithiol system redox-active protein YtxJ: MEENIIETMDEFEKIRKEAGSFFLLKHSLTCPISANAKGQYDRFAERSEYPCYTLYVQTARPLSNYVAEQFSIRHQSPQAIFFKEGEAVWDASHGSITEERLSHA; encoded by the coding sequence ATGGAAGAGAACATCATTGAGACAATGGACGAGTTTGAGAAGATTCGAAAAGAAGCGGGTTCCTTCTTTTTGTTGAAGCATAGTTTGACCTGTCCGATCAGTGCAAATGCGAAGGGACAATATGACAGGTTCGCAGAAAGATCCGAGTACCCATGTTATACCTTATACGTGCAGACGGCGCGGCCGTTATCCAACTATGTAGCGGAGCAGTTCTCCATCCGCCACCAGTCTCCCCAAGCTATCTTTTTTAAAGAAGGAGAAGCCGTTTGGGATGCCAGCCATGGGTCGATCACCGAGGAACGCCTGTCCCACGCATAA
- the motS gene encoding flagellar motor protein MotS, producing MKRNRKKKQGGAPQWMTTYADMITLILVFFVLLFSMSQINLVKFEALAESFRNRMIFDFYPSAVENDYPTEQAKAQENGEKNNEYELPDNDKEQDKEEKKDAETEDLEELKAEVDEYIEENELGDIISATQTERGVVLVLEEQLLFETSSAEVLDGAKPFLSKVGTLLDNIPNFVKVEGHTDNRQISSFRYPSNWELSGARASSVIRYLLDQTETLDPKRFTAVAYGETRPIAPNDSEANWSKNRRVEIVILDPEYEGSY from the coding sequence ATGAAGCGTAACAGGAAGAAGAAGCAGGGGGGAGCCCCCCAGTGGATGACTACATATGCAGACATGATTACATTAATCCTTGTCTTCTTCGTCCTGCTTTTTTCCATGTCGCAGATCAACCTCGTCAAATTCGAAGCGCTTGCGGAATCATTCCGTAATCGGATGATCTTCGACTTCTATCCGTCGGCAGTGGAGAATGACTACCCGACGGAACAGGCGAAAGCGCAGGAAAATGGAGAAAAGAACAATGAGTACGAACTGCCTGATAATGATAAAGAACAGGACAAGGAAGAGAAGAAGGATGCCGAAACGGAAGACCTGGAAGAATTGAAAGCAGAAGTGGATGAGTATATAGAAGAGAATGAACTAGGTGATATCATATCCGCTACTCAGACAGAGCGGGGGGTGGTACTCGTTTTGGAAGAACAACTGCTGTTCGAGACGAGTAGTGCCGAGGTGCTGGATGGCGCCAAGCCGTTTCTTTCGAAGGTTGGTACGCTGCTTGACAACATTCCGAACTTTGTCAAAGTCGAGGGGCATACGGATAACAGACAAATTTCTTCCTTCCGTTACCCTTCCAATTGGGAACTCTCCGGAGCGAGAGCCAGCAGTGTGATACGGTACCTGCTGGATCAAACCGAGACGCTGGATCCGAAGAGGTTCACTGCGGTCGCCTATGGAGAAACGAGGCCGATTGCTCCGAATGATTCAGAGGCGAACTGGAGTAAGAACCGCCGTGTCGAAATTGTCATACTGGATCCTGAATATGAAGGCAGTTATTGA
- a CDS encoding nicotinate phosphoribosyltransferase, whose product MKEISRKLNGEISRLTNKTFKFDERAGEGWFSAVYFLKTRDIVENHLPENQVTMQFFQKDHAVLCGTDEVIALIHTFADHPEELEIHSLKDGDKIVPYETVLTVTGPYQYFGFLEGMIDGILARRTSVATNVYNVVKAARTSGKQKPIIFMGDRDDHFTQQSGDGYSAFIGGSTAQATHAMNEWWGKEGMGTMPHALIQMFQGDVVAATKAYHEQFPDDQLMALVDYNNDVISDSLKVAREFGEELKGVRLDTSRNLVDKYFLRNQHLMGTFDPRGVNPELIFALRRALDQEGYRHVKIVVSGGFTKERIKAFEEQEVPVDMYGVGGSLLKINIGFTGDNVIINGKPEAKEGRRYKPNSRLERVEFIGDDQ is encoded by the coding sequence ATGAAAGAAATTTCACGCAAGTTGAATGGCGAGATCAGCCGACTGACGAACAAGACATTCAAGTTTGATGAACGAGCCGGAGAGGGATGGTTTTCAGCCGTCTATTTCCTGAAGACCAGGGATATTGTAGAAAATCATCTTCCGGAAAACCAGGTGACGATGCAGTTTTTCCAGAAAGACCATGCCGTCTTATGCGGGACGGATGAAGTGATTGCTCTTATCCATACGTTTGCCGATCATCCAGAGGAACTGGAGATCCACTCTTTGAAGGACGGGGATAAGATCGTACCTTATGAAACGGTGTTGACGGTTACAGGTCCTTATCAATATTTCGGCTTTCTGGAAGGGATGATTGATGGGATTCTTGCCAGGCGTACATCTGTTGCGACGAACGTGTACAATGTCGTAAAAGCAGCCCGTACATCAGGGAAGCAGAAGCCGATCATCTTCATGGGAGACAGGGATGATCATTTCACCCAGCAATCTGGTGACGGTTATTCTGCTTTTATCGGCGGATCGACCGCTCAAGCAACCCATGCCATGAACGAATGGTGGGGGAAAGAGGGCATGGGGACGATGCCTCATGCATTGATTCAGATGTTTCAGGGGGATGTCGTTGCGGCTACGAAAGCTTACCACGAACAGTTTCCTGATGATCAGCTGATGGCGCTTGTCGATTATAATAATGACGTCATTTCAGACTCCTTGAAAGTAGCGCGGGAATTCGGAGAAGAATTGAAAGGGGTGCGCCTCGATACATCCAGGAATCTTGTGGATAAATACTTCTTGAGAAACCAGCACCTTATGGGTACCTTTGATCCCAGGGGAGTGAATCCCGAATTGATTTTTGCACTAAGACGAGCTCTTGACCAGGAGGGATATCGTCATGTGAAAATCGTCGTAAGCGGCGGGTTTACGAAGGAGCGGATCAAAGCATTCGAAGAGCAGGAAGTTCCAGTCGATATGTACGGTGTAGGCGGGAGCCTTCTTAAAATCAATATTGGTTTCACTGGTGATAATGTCATCATAAACGGCAAACCTGAGGCGAAAGAAGGACGCAGATATAAGCCGAATTCCAGGTTGGAACGCGTGGAATTTATTGGGGATGACCAGTGA